One part of the Nitrospirota bacterium genome encodes these proteins:
- a CDS encoding 4Fe-4S dicluster domain-containing protein, with translation MSQQENKCPVNATRRKLTFFYNDDSKDGMCSKCHPCKLGIFDAIKILEAIQTGKGEEKHVAQLKRIAVEVKDGGMCKKGKDHADILAAFLANNANDLDRHIKGVCTYHECKQLTRYEINAALCTMCDKCREVCKDNAIEGQKLQPYKGGFTPFRIRQQRCTHCGECIKVCPEKAVVIIEKDREAGTAEPVRTLVCTCDVRSKALGGLPSCSLHGNMPTEEAVAVSK, from the coding sequence ATGTCGCAACAGGAAAATAAATGCCCGGTCAATGCCACGCGGCGGAAGTTGACGTTTTTCTATAATGACGATTCCAAGGACGGCATGTGCTCAAAGTGCCATCCCTGCAAGCTCGGTATTTTTGACGCGATCAAGATCCTCGAAGCGATCCAGACCGGGAAGGGCGAGGAAAAGCACGTTGCCCAGCTCAAACGTATTGCCGTCGAAGTGAAAGACGGCGGTATGTGCAAGAAAGGCAAGGACCATGCCGACATCCTGGCGGCTTTTCTTGCCAACAACGCCAATGACCTCGATCGGCATATTAAGGGTGTCTGTACCTATCACGAGTGCAAGCAGCTCACCCGATACGAGATCAATGCCGCGTTGTGCACCATGTGCGACAAATGCCGCGAGGTGTGCAAGGACAATGCGATCGAGGGCCAGAAGCTGCAACCGTATAAAGGCGGATTCACCCCTTTCCGCATCCGGCAGCAGCGCTGCACTCACTGCGGCGAATGCATCAAGGTCTGTCCCGAGAAGGCGGTCGTGATCATCGAAAAGGACCGCGAGGCGGGAACCGCGGAGCCGGTGCGGACACTGGTCTGTACCTGCGATGTTCGTTCAAAGGCGCTCGGTGGTTTGCCGTCCTGTTCTCTTCATGGGAATATGCCGACAGAAGAGGCCGTGGCGGTAAGTAAGTAA
- the nuoE gene encoding NADH-quinone oxidoreductase subunit NuoE, translating into MLQQEDIKKVDAVLDDAAGQRGMLIAVLQRVQEKIGYLPEEAMTMIAERMSLSLNNVYGVASFYKHFHFKPRGKNIVKVCMGTACHVRGAKAVLTEMERQLGIKEGETTKDLSVTLETVGCVGCCALAPVTTINDKDLFGELTPRMVDEIIITVRSEHGTHV; encoded by the coding sequence GTGCTCCAACAAGAAGACATAAAGAAGGTTGATGCCGTCCTTGATGATGCCGCGGGTCAGCGGGGTATGCTTATTGCCGTGCTCCAGCGGGTCCAGGAGAAGATCGGTTACCTGCCTGAAGAGGCCATGACCATGATCGCCGAGCGGATGTCCCTGTCGCTAAACAATGTTTACGGTGTCGCTTCATTCTACAAACATTTTCATTTCAAGCCCCGTGGCAAGAACATCGTCAAGGTCTGCATGGGTACTGCCTGCCACGTGCGGGGCGCGAAGGCCGTGCTCACGGAGATGGAACGTCAGCTTGGGATCAAGGAAGGCGAAACGACCAAGGACCTGTCCGTTACCCTCGAGACCGTCGGGTGCGTGGGATGTTGCGCGCTGGCGCCCGTTACCACGATCAACGACAAGGACCTGTTCGGCGAGCTGACGCCCAGGATGGTGGACGAAATAATCATTACGGTGAGGAGCGAACATGGAACTCACGTTTAA
- a CDS encoding fumarate hydratase, giving the protein MREIHVDEIRDNVAQICLDAAYNLSEDVITAFDRAIEIETAPGAKEIIELLKENARIAKEEHIPICQDTGIAIFFVEIGQDLRIKNGFIVDAINEGVRKGYKEGYLRKSVVDPITRKNTGDNTPAIIYTELVPGDKLKISFMPKGAGSENMSVIRMLRPTEGVEGIRNLVLECVQKAGANPCPPVVIGVGIGGSFEKAALLAKKSLLRPVGSPNPKLELASLEETLLKAVNKTGIGPEGFGGKVTAMAVHIESFPCHIASLPVAVNINCHAARHKTIIL; this is encoded by the coding sequence ATGCGCGAAATTCATGTAGACGAGATCAGGGACAACGTCGCTCAGATCTGCCTCGATGCGGCGTATAATCTGAGCGAGGACGTGATCACCGCTTTTGACCGTGCGATCGAGATCGAGACCGCGCCCGGCGCCAAAGAGATCATTGAACTCCTGAAGGAGAACGCCCGCATCGCGAAGGAGGAGCACATCCCGATCTGCCAGGACACGGGTATTGCCATCTTCTTTGTCGAGATTGGGCAGGACCTCAGGATCAAGAACGGCTTCATTGTCGATGCGATCAATGAGGGCGTGCGCAAGGGGTATAAAGAAGGTTATCTCCGGAAGTCCGTGGTCGATCCGATCACGCGCAAGAACACCGGCGACAACACGCCGGCGATCATCTATACCGAGCTGGTGCCCGGCGACAAGCTCAAGATCTCGTTCATGCCCAAAGGCGCGGGGAGCGAGAACATGAGCGTGATCCGGATGCTTCGTCCCACCGAAGGAGTGGAAGGCATCAGGAACCTTGTGCTCGAGTGCGTGCAAAAAGCCGGGGCAAACCCCTGTCCGCCGGTGGTTATCGGCGTGGGTATCGGAGGAAGTTTCGAGAAGGCAGCGCTGCTTGCGAAAAAATCGCTCCTCCGTCCTGTCGGCAGCCCGAATCCGAAACTCGAGCTTGCGAGTCTGGAAGAAACGCTGCTGAAGGCCGTGAACAAGACGGGCATCGGTCCCGAAGGGTTCGGCGGTAAGGTAACGGCCATGGCAGTTCATATCGAAAGCTTCCCCTGCCATATCGCGAGCCTGCCGGTCGCGGTGAATATCAATTGCCATGCGGCAAGGCATAAGACGATCATATTGTGA
- a CDS encoding DNA-binding protein, which translates to MNRLTRGLVALLSVLVLTAMVAMAGPGWQCKGSASCGGCAGIGSYDSAKSDVVSGQVVSLEPVDSQRCSTGQGVILKVNSGNAATAFYLGPQWYLDRQTVKIAVGDTVEIKGSKTALNDDNVYIAAEVKKGSEILKLRDENGAPVWMGPQCGGCKGGV; encoded by the coding sequence ATGAATAGGTTAACGAGAGGTTTAGTGGCGTTATTGTCCGTCCTGGTTCTTACCGCCATGGTTGCGATGGCGGGACCGGGCTGGCAATGCAAGGGTTCCGCTTCGTGCGGCGGATGCGCCGGTATTGGATCGTATGACTCGGCAAAATCCGATGTTGTCTCAGGGCAAGTGGTTTCGCTTGAGCCGGTCGATTCGCAGCGGTGCAGTACCGGGCAAGGCGTGATTCTCAAAGTGAACTCCGGGAATGCGGCGACAGCATTTTATCTCGGTCCGCAGTGGTATCTTGATCGGCAGACAGTGAAGATTGCAGTGGGTGACACTGTGGAGATCAAGGGATCGAAAACCGCCCTTAATGATGACAATGTCTATATTGCGGCGGAAGTGAAGAAGGGAAGCGAGATCCTGAAACTTCGCGATGAGAACGGCGCTCCCGTATGGATGGGACCGCAGTGTGGCGGTTGCAAAGGCGGAGTATAA
- the glgC gene encoding glucose-1-phosphate adenylyltransferase, producing MSILAMILAGGKGERLHPLTIHRAKPAVPFGGIYRIIDFALSNCINSQIRKIAVLPQYKSLSLDKHLRLAWNLFSGELNEYIISVPPQQRVGDKWYQGTADAIYQNIYMIEKDAPDHILVLAGDHIYKMDYAEMFRFHKENKADATVAAIETPRTNATAFGIVEVDNNGRIIGFEEKPKDPKPIPGRPDLAFASMGIYLFNTKTLLEYLKSDALQETSHDFGKNIIPQMMKTARVCAYNFKDENKKEAKYWRDVGTIDAYWEANMDLVSVDPLLNLYDKAWPIRTYQAQNPPAKFVFAQEKKDGRLGIALDSIVAHGCIVSGGRVQNSVLSPNVRVNSYSEVLDSILMENVDIGRHCRIRRAIIDKDVIIPPKTELGYNLEKDRQRYHVTPSGIVLIAKGTEVSEKVKAATMADERE from the coding sequence ATGAGCATTCTGGCAATGATCCTTGCCGGCGGTAAGGGAGAACGGCTCCATCCCCTCACCATACATCGAGCGAAACCCGCGGTCCCTTTTGGCGGCATTTACCGTATCATCGACTTCGCTCTCTCGAACTGCATCAATTCCCAAATCCGAAAGATCGCGGTGCTGCCCCAATATAAGTCCCTGTCTCTGGACAAACACCTGCGGCTCGCCTGGAACCTCTTTTCTGGAGAATTGAACGAATACATCATCTCCGTACCCCCCCAGCAGCGGGTAGGAGACAAGTGGTACCAGGGAACGGCTGACGCCATCTACCAGAACATCTATATGATCGAAAAAGATGCGCCGGACCATATTCTCGTGCTTGCCGGAGATCACATCTACAAAATGGACTATGCCGAAATGTTCCGGTTCCATAAAGAGAACAAGGCTGATGCTACGGTGGCGGCCATCGAAACACCCCGGACAAACGCCACCGCCTTCGGCATCGTCGAAGTGGACAACAATGGCAGGATCATCGGTTTTGAGGAAAAACCCAAAGATCCCAAACCTATCCCAGGACGGCCTGACTTAGCCTTCGCGTCCATGGGCATCTATTTGTTCAACACCAAAACGTTGCTGGAATATCTGAAATCCGACGCGCTCCAGGAAACGTCCCACGACTTCGGCAAGAACATCATCCCCCAGATGATGAAGACGGCACGGGTCTGCGCTTACAATTTTAAGGATGAGAATAAGAAAGAGGCAAAGTACTGGCGCGATGTCGGGACCATTGACGCCTACTGGGAAGCCAACATGGACCTGGTAAGCGTGGACCCGCTCTTGAACCTCTACGACAAGGCCTGGCCCATCCGCACCTATCAGGCCCAGAACCCGCCGGCCAAGTTCGTGTTCGCACAGGAGAAAAAAGACGGCAGGCTCGGCATCGCACTTGACTCGATCGTGGCGCACGGGTGCATCGTGAGCGGCGGCCGGGTGCAGAATTCCGTGCTGTCGCCAAACGTCCGCGTGAACAGTTACAGTGAAGTGCTCGATTCAATCCTCATGGAGAACGTGGATATCGGCAGACACTGCCGCATCCGCCGCGCTATCATCGACAAGGACGTCATAATCCCGCCGAAGACCGAACTCGGGTATAACCTTGAGAAAGACAGGCAGCGCTACCATGTAACACCCTCGGGCATCGTGTTGATCGCGAAAGGAACGGAAGTATCTGAAAAGGTAAAGGCTGCTACGATGGCGGACGAGCGGGAATGA
- a CDS encoding Fe-S-containing hydro-lyase: MTEPIALHPPLTDDVIMKLKSGDRVLITGVIYTGRDMAHKYMVEGHQKGEKLPFELKGQILYYTGPTPAPPGRPIGSAGPTTSYRMDKYTPYLLELGLKGMIGKGPRGQEVKDAIKKYKAVYFAAIGGAGALISKSIRRAEVIAYPELGTEAVMRLAVEDFPAVVVNDVHGADLYQMGVEKYKEIGNVEDESC; the protein is encoded by the coding sequence ATGACTGAGCCCATAGCCCTACATCCTCCCTTGACCGACGACGTCATCATGAAGCTTAAATCCGGTGATCGCGTGCTTATCACGGGTGTGATCTATACCGGGAGGGATATGGCGCACAAGTACATGGTGGAAGGTCACCAGAAGGGCGAAAAACTGCCCTTCGAGCTCAAAGGGCAGATCCTGTACTACACCGGACCGACGCCGGCGCCGCCGGGCAGGCCGATCGGTTCCGCCGGGCCGACCACGAGCTACCGCATGGACAAGTACACGCCTTATCTGCTCGAACTGGGGCTCAAAGGCATGATCGGAAAGGGGCCGCGCGGTCAGGAAGTCAAAGATGCTATCAAGAAATACAAGGCAGTTTATTTCGCTGCCATCGGCGGAGCAGGCGCACTTATCTCAAAGTCAATACGCAGAGCTGAAGTGATCGCTTACCCCGAGCTTGGGACCGAGGCTGTGATGCGGCTGGCGGTTGAGGACTTTCCGGCCGTCGTGGTGAACGATGTGCACGGCGCGGACCTGTATCAGATGGGTGTGGAGAAGTATAAAGAGATCGGAAATGTCGAAGACGAGTCGTGTTGA
- a CDS encoding 4Fe-4S binding protein, whose product MELTFKRLENVNDLDALRLKLKKEHQESDAHRLRVCCGTACQATGSLKLIDQFEKEAALKQEKLEIVKTGCQGFCQRGPVVVQDPQEIFYQKVKVDDVPTLFSDSVLHGVSYRKKLYREFPLSDPNETVGDIPFYKKQKRVALHRNGVVDPCNIYDAIREDGYTGLAKALTGMKPDEVIDIMKKSGLRGRGGAGFPAGLKWEHTKKSGAKIKAVVCNGDEGDPGAFMDRSLMEGDPHSVLEGMLINAYAIGAQHGFIYVRHEYPLAVKNLGVAITQARAMGLLGKNILGFGLEFDIEIKEGAGAFVCGESTALVASLEGERGMPRPRPPRLSEAAGGLWNMPTNLNNVETFANVPTIITKGLDYYTKIGTEKSKGTKVFALTGKIKNTGLIEVPMGITLREIIFDIGGGMLNPERQFKAVQTGGPSGGCIPAQFLDMQVDFDTLATVGSIMGSGGMVVLDEDDCMVDVAKFFLSFTKSESCGKCPPCRIGTWQMYELLDKITTGRGEQGDIERLEKMGKMVVAGSLCGLGNSAPNPVLSTIKYFREEYEEHVNDKYCRAKRCQGLGSYRILPEHCILCGLCKQACAFDAVVELRDKFFIDQDYCTRCKACYSVCPTEAIMIEKRRDHVATGK is encoded by the coding sequence ATGGAACTCACGTTTAAGCGGCTGGAAAACGTTAACGACCTTGATGCCCTGCGCCTGAAGCTTAAAAAGGAGCATCAAGAAAGCGATGCCCACCGGTTGCGCGTCTGCTGCGGTACCGCGTGCCAGGCCACGGGATCCTTAAAACTTATTGACCAATTCGAGAAGGAAGCGGCCCTGAAGCAGGAGAAGCTCGAGATCGTCAAGACCGGTTGCCAGGGATTTTGCCAGCGAGGTCCGGTGGTGGTCCAGGACCCGCAGGAGATCTTTTACCAGAAAGTGAAGGTGGATGACGTACCGACCCTCTTCTCTGATTCCGTGCTCCACGGCGTATCCTATCGCAAGAAACTTTACCGCGAGTTCCCGTTGTCCGATCCGAACGAGACGGTGGGCGATATTCCCTTTTACAAGAAGCAGAAACGCGTGGCGCTCCACCGGAACGGTGTCGTTGATCCCTGCAATATTTACGACGCGATCCGCGAGGACGGCTATACCGGCCTCGCCAAGGCGCTGACCGGGATGAAGCCCGACGAGGTCATCGATATCATGAAGAAGTCCGGTCTTCGCGGCCGCGGGGGAGCAGGCTTCCCGGCAGGTCTCAAGTGGGAGCATACGAAAAAATCCGGTGCCAAGATCAAGGCGGTGGTGTGCAACGGCGACGAAGGCGATCCCGGCGCGTTCATGGACCGCTCGCTCATGGAAGGCGACCCTCATTCCGTGCTCGAGGGCATGCTTATCAACGCGTATGCCATTGGCGCGCAACACGGCTTTATCTACGTGCGGCATGAATATCCTCTTGCCGTGAAGAACCTCGGCGTTGCCATAACCCAGGCGAGGGCCATGGGCCTCCTGGGCAAGAACATCCTTGGCTTCGGGCTCGAGTTCGACATCGAGATCAAAGAAGGCGCGGGCGCGTTTGTCTGCGGTGAATCCACAGCGCTGGTCGCATCCCTTGAGGGCGAGCGCGGTATGCCGCGTCCCCGTCCCCCGCGCCTCTCCGAAGCAGCAGGCGGCCTTTGGAATATGCCTACTAACTTGAACAACGTTGAGACGTTTGCCAATGTTCCCACGATCATCACCAAGGGGCTCGATTACTACACGAAGATCGGCACTGAAAAATCAAAAGGGACCAAGGTCTTCGCCCTTACCGGTAAGATCAAGAACACGGGCCTTATCGAAGTTCCCATGGGCATCACGCTCCGAGAGATCATCTTCGATATCGGCGGCGGCATGTTGAACCCGGAAAGGCAGTTCAAGGCGGTACAGACCGGCGGACCCTCGGGCGGCTGCATCCCGGCCCAGTTCCTTGACATGCAAGTGGACTTCGACACCCTGGCGACGGTGGGCTCCATCATGGGCTCCGGCGGGATGGTGGTGCTGGATGAAGACGACTGTATGGTGGACGTGGCCAAGTTCTTCCTGTCCTTTACCAAGAGCGAATCCTGCGGCAAGTGTCCGCCCTGCCGTATCGGCACCTGGCAGATGTACGAACTTCTGGACAAGATCACCACCGGACGCGGGGAGCAGGGCGACATCGAGCGGCTTGAGAAAATGGGCAAGATGGTCGTTGCCGGATCGCTCTGCGGTCTCGGGAACAGCGCACCGAACCCGGTACTCTCGACGATCAAGTACTTTCGCGAAGAGTACGAAGAGCATGTGAACGACAAGTACTGCCGGGCCAAGCGTTGCCAGGGATTGGGGTCATACCGGATATTGCCCGAACACTGCATTCTCTGCGGTCTCTGCAAACAGGCCTGCGCCTTTGATGCCGTGGTGGAGCTTCGAGACAAGTTCTTTATCGACCAGGACTACTGTACCCGGTGCAAGGCCTGCTACAGTGTCTGTCCCACTGAGGCCATCATGATCGAGAAGAGGAGGGATCATGTCGCAACAGGAAAATAA
- a CDS encoding adenine phosphoribosyltransferase translates to MPIKSRIRTIPDYPKKGIMFRDITTLIKDPVGFRLVIDTLTQRYMHMDFKFDTIVGIESRGFIIGSALAYTLGKGFIPIRKKGKLPAEVVSQEYTLEYGTDRIEIHKDALRKGERVLLIDDLLATGGTALAAAALVEKLGAVVVETAFIVDLPEVGGKKKLLEKGYKVFALTEFEGE, encoded by the coding sequence ATGCCGATCAAGTCAAGGATCAGAACCATCCCCGATTATCCCAAAAAAGGGATCATGTTCCGCGACATCACCACGCTGATCAAGGACCCCGTGGGGTTCAGGCTTGTCATCGATACCCTGACCCAGCGGTACATGCACATGGATTTTAAATTCGATACGATTGTTGGCATCGAATCGCGCGGTTTCATTATCGGCTCTGCCTTGGCGTATACGCTGGGGAAAGGTTTTATTCCCATCCGAAAAAAGGGCAAGCTTCCTGCCGAGGTCGTTAGCCAGGAATATACGCTTGAGTATGGCACGGACAGGATCGAGATCCATAAGGACGCGCTCAGGAAGGGCGAACGAGTTCTCCTGATAGATGACCTCCTCGCGACCGGCGGCACCGCTCTTGCGGCGGCGGCGTTGGTTGAAAAGCTCGGCGCAGTCGTGGTGGAGACGGCGTTCATTGTAGACCTGCCGGAAGTGGGCGGGAAAAAGAAACTGCTGGAAAAAGGATATAAGGTCTTCGCCCTCACGGAGTTTGAGGGGGAGTAG
- a CDS encoding leucyl aminopeptidase: MKINVLAGEIEKHKTDAAVILLFENEKPGKVAGRVDKALGSLISRLIKKGDFTPKTGAVHLLYPEGRLPAVRLLLVGLGKRNEFTINRLRQAAGKAAPSLRSAGAQGITIVTDGIGLDAEELGQALSEGSVLGLYRFLKYKTNEENDRKKDLRTITLLTETSRAVKAMQKGVKIGEAIAGSTMMVRDMVNSPPVDMTPAIIATRAKEIARQFGLTFQVLEKDRLKKLGMGALLGVALGSVQPPKFVIVEYRKGGTKPFIALVGKTITFDSGGISIKPAEKMDRMKDDMAGGAAVLGAIRTAAALKLPLNIVGLLPASENMPGGRAYKPGDVLRTMSGQTIEIISTDAEGRLILADALAYACRYQPAVIVDIATLTGACGVALGQEAIGMLGTNDVFMQKIRAAGEKTGERVWELPLWEEYYDQIKSDIADMKNTGGRAGGVITAAALLSKFVRKYPWVHLDIAATSWSEKDRPYTPKGATGIGMRLLTQFLRDYDKKK; this comes from the coding sequence ATGAAGATCAATGTTCTTGCGGGGGAAATAGAGAAGCATAAAACCGATGCCGCGGTCATCCTGCTTTTTGAAAATGAGAAGCCGGGCAAGGTTGCAGGACGGGTGGACAAGGCGCTTGGCAGCCTGATTTCGAGGCTTATCAAGAAGGGTGATTTTACGCCTAAAACGGGCGCGGTCCATCTTCTCTACCCGGAAGGCCGGCTCCCTGCGGTACGACTGCTTCTCGTGGGATTGGGCAAACGGAACGAGTTCACGATCAACCGTTTGCGGCAGGCCGCGGGCAAGGCAGCGCCTTCGCTGAGAAGCGCCGGTGCACAGGGCATCACCATCGTCACTGATGGGATCGGTCTGGATGCTGAAGAGCTTGGTCAGGCGCTCTCTGAGGGCAGCGTGCTTGGGCTCTACCGATTCCTGAAATATAAAACCAATGAAGAGAACGATCGCAAGAAAGACCTGCGGACGATCACCCTCCTGACGGAAACCAGCCGCGCGGTCAAGGCCATGCAGAAGGGCGTGAAGATCGGTGAGGCCATTGCCGGGTCCACGATGATGGTGCGCGACATGGTGAATTCGCCGCCTGTTGACATGACGCCGGCGATCATCGCGACCAGGGCGAAAGAGATCGCGCGGCAGTTCGGGCTCACGTTCCAGGTTCTTGAAAAGGACCGGCTGAAGAAGCTCGGCATGGGGGCACTGCTCGGCGTTGCCTTGGGAAGCGTGCAGCCGCCGAAGTTCGTTATTGTCGAGTACCGGAAGGGCGGCACGAAGCCCTTTATCGCGCTCGTGGGCAAGACCATCACCTTCGACTCCGGCGGCATCTCGATCAAGCCCGCCGAGAAGATGGACAGGATGAAGGACGATATGGCAGGCGGCGCAGCGGTGCTCGGAGCGATCCGGACCGCCGCGGCGCTCAAGTTGCCGCTGAACATCGTAGGCCTGCTCCCGGCATCGGAGAACATGCCGGGCGGCAGGGCATACAAACCCGGTGACGTGCTCCGCACGATGTCGGGCCAGACCATCGAGATCATCAGCACCGACGCCGAGGGCAGGCTCATCCTTGCCGATGCGCTTGCTTACGCGTGTCGATATCAACCCGCGGTGATCGTGGACATAGCAACCCTGACCGGCGCCTGCGGCGTGGCCCTTGGTCAGGAGGCGATCGGCATGCTTGGCACGAACGACGTCTTTATGCAGAAGATCCGAGCGGCTGGCGAAAAAACCGGAGAACGCGTTTGGGAACTGCCGCTCTGGGAAGAATACTATGACCAGATCAAGAGCGACATTGCGGACATGAAGAACACCGGCGGCCGGGCAGGCGGAGTCATCACGGCCGCGGCGCTCCTGTCCAAGTTCGTGCGGAAATATCCCTGGGTTCACCTCGATATCGCGGCCACGTCCTGGAGCGAAAAAGACCGCCCTTATACGCCCAAGGGAGCAACGGGCATTGGTATGCGGCTCCTGACGCAGTTCCTCAGGGACTATGACAAGAAGAAATAA
- the mdh gene encoding malate dehydrogenase, with protein sequence MRKKVTVVGAGNVGATLVQRIAEARLADVVMVDVMEGVPQGKGLDLMESGPLLGYDTKITGTNRYDETAGSDIIVITAGLARKPGMSRDDLLAANGDIVKKVAAETGKRSPGAFMIVVTNPMDVMAYVAMKACGFPRERVVGMGGVLDSARFRAFIAMELGVSVENTHAFVLGGHGDTMVPLPRYSSVAGIPITELMSTETIDKLVDRTRNGGAEIVALLKTGSAYYAPSAAALEMVEAVLLDKKKILPCSAYLDGEYGVKGMFSGVPVKLGEKGMEQVMEIKLSPDEKTAFMRSVDAVRQGCAKFM encoded by the coding sequence TTGCGGAAAAAAGTGACGGTTGTGGGGGCGGGAAATGTGGGAGCGACCCTGGTTCAGAGGATCGCAGAGGCCCGGCTCGCGGACGTGGTTATGGTTGATGTAATGGAAGGAGTGCCGCAGGGCAAGGGGCTGGACCTCATGGAGTCGGGGCCCCTGCTGGGGTACGATACGAAGATCACGGGAACGAACAGGTATGACGAGACCGCGGGCTCGGACATCATCGTGATTACCGCCGGACTGGCGCGCAAGCCGGGCATGAGTCGCGATGATCTCCTCGCGGCGAACGGCGATATCGTAAAAAAGGTCGCTGCGGAAACCGGCAAACGCTCACCCGGGGCTTTCATGATCGTGGTCACGAATCCCATGGATGTGATGGCCTATGTTGCCATGAAGGCCTGCGGATTTCCCCGGGAGCGGGTGGTCGGCATGGGAGGGGTGCTTGATTCGGCGCGGTTCCGCGCGTTCATTGCCATGGAACTCGGCGTGTCCGTTGAGAACACGCATGCTTTTGTGCTCGGCGGGCATGGTGACACCATGGTGCCGCTGCCGCGTTATTCTTCCGTGGCGGGCATTCCGATCACCGAACTGATGAGCACAGAGACGATCGACAAGCTTGTTGACCGCACGCGGAACGGCGGGGCCGAGATCGTTGCGCTGCTCAAGACGGGGAGCGCCTACTATGCGCCGTCGGCTGCGGCACTCGAGATGGTCGAGGCCGTGCTGCTGGATAAGAAAAAGATCCTGCCTTGTTCAGCGTACCTCGACGGTGAGTACGGGGTGAAGGGGATGTTCTCCGGTGTGCCGGTGAAGCTCGGCGAAAAGGGCATGGAGCAGGTAATGGAGATCAAGCTGAGTCCTGATGAAAAGACGGCGTTCATGAGGTCCGTGGACGCGGTGAGGCAGGGATGCGCGAAATTCATGTAG